Proteins from a genomic interval of Yarrowia lipolytica chromosome 1E, complete sequence:
- a CDS encoding uncharacterized protein (Compare to YALI0E31581g, weakly similar to uniprot|Q871S2 Neurospora crassa 7F4.170 Related to acid sphingomyelinase) has translation MKPVCVLTLLLVALAAASWMADTWALMDVQRTLTPANRRQKHIHGCLKKVKTIAHKHKDDSCTQCKKLVEYGHRVAKQQPHLGHDVIKKLCKTYADSKLCDKYNLGEEENDNVFNMTSTIVRVLTLIDTSKGSLDAQYICANHFDGACDAPKTPKHDLEKLKWFKPRSEKEIEKYHRKLAENTEHLPPTFNVVHVSDFHLDLRYTVGSEATCSQDMCCNIENFHEEAPLNDTALSGHVVLSPAREQGEYQCDAPRPLVKSSLEHINKTINEVGDFVFSLFTGDMVAHNAPEHKTLNYTLESELAVYKYMKNNIGNLPVFSSLGNHDSYPFGQLSQASTRHKTEDWNAQLASQLWEEYDWVNTTQDELSNYAGYSVSPYKGLKVISLNSNYWYKTNLYNYWDIRNPDTSGMLRFLSDELKSAEKHGQRAWIIAHIPSGGNSKNAVPWAGEVFATITERFDYVVAGVFFGHTHQDKFSVQYRKKHPRRHKHSYKEKHAINVAWLGPSVTPIDDLNPSWRYYTINSSNFEVQDAHTYYTDLKSLDYKWEHLYSSRETYNTFGWPEEAPLNATFWHRVAHQIKDDPEVRQLYTDLEARNSPFERKCDSHKCITKQYCYITSWTTDRYDKCRKILK, from the coding sequence ATGAAACCTGTCTGTGTGCTGACGCTACTCCTGGTGGCCCTGGCCGCCGCGTCCTGGATGGCCGACACCTGGGCGCTCATGGACGTGCAACGAACACTGACGCCGGCCAACCGACGCCAAAAACACATTCACGGCTGCCTAAAAAAGGTCAAGACCATcgcccacaaacacaaggaTGACTCGTGCACCCAGTgcaagaagctggtggagtACGGCCACCGGGtggccaagcagcagccgcaTCTGGGTCACGATgtcatcaagaagctgtGCAAGACTTACGCAGACTCCAAGCTGTgcgacaagtacaatctgggcgaggaggagaacgaCAACGTCTTCAACATGACCTCAACCATTGTTCGGGTTTTGACGCTCATCGATACCTCCAAGGGATCACTCGATGCGCAATACATCTGTGCAAACCACTTTGATGGCGCCTGTGACGCCCCCAAGACCCCCAAGCACGacctggagaagctcaagtGGTTCAAGCCCCGAAgcgagaaggagattgaaaaGTACCACCGAAAACTCGCTGAAAACACCGAGCATCTGCCGCCCACTTTCAACGTGGTGCATGTTTCCGATTTCCACCTCGATCTGAGATACACCGTGGGTTCCGAGGCCACTTGCAGTCAGGACATGTGCTGCAATATTGAAAACTTCCATGAAGAAGCGCCTCTAAATGATACTGCTCTTTCTGGACACGTAGTGTTGTCTCCTGCCAGAGAACAGGGAGAGTATCAGTGTGACGCTCCGCGACCTCTGGTTAAGTCGTCGCTGGAACATAtcaacaagaccatcaaCGAGGTTGGAGACTttgtcttctctctctttaCCGGAGACATGGTAGCCCACAACGCTCCCGAACACAAGACGCTCAACTATACCCTGGAGTCTGAGCTGGCggtatacaagtacatgaaGAATAACATTGGTAACCTGCCTGTTTTCTCGTCACTTGGTAATCACGACTCTTACCCCTTTGGACAGCTGTCCCAGGCCTCTACTCGCCATAAGACTGAAGACTGGAACGCCCAGCTCGCTTCTCAGCTCTGGGAAGAGTACGACTGGGTCAACACCACCCAGGATGAGCTCAGCAACTACGCTGGCTACTCCGTGTCACCATACAAGGGCCTCAAGGTGATTTcgctcaactccaactactGGTACAAGACCAATCTGTACAACTACTGGGACATTCGAAACCCTGACACTTCTGGAATGCTGCGATTCTTGTCCGACGAGCTCAAATCTGCCGAGAAGCACGGCCAGAGAGCCTGGATCATCGCCCACATTCCGTCTGGAGGTAACTCCAAGAATGCTGTTCCTTGGGCTGGTGAAGTTTttgccaccatcaccgagaGATTCGACTATGTCGTTGCTGGTGTCTTCTTTGGACACACGCATCAGGACAAGTTCAGCGTGCAGTACCGAAAGAAGCACCCCAGACGTCATAAGCATTCTTACAAGGAGAAGCACGCCATCAATGTGGCCTGGTTGGGTCCGTCTGTGACTCCTATTGACGATCTGAACCCTTCTTGGAGATATTATACCATCAACTCGTCCAACTTTGAAGTTCAGGATGCCCACACTTACTACACAGATCTCAAGAGTCTGGATTACAAGTGGGAGCACCTGTACTCGTCACGAGAGACGTACAACACCTTTGGATGGCCCGAAGAGGCTCCCTTGAACGCCACCTTCTGGCACAGAGTTGCTCATCAGATCAAGGACGATCCTGAGGTGCGACAGCTGTACACTGACCTGGAGGCTCGAAACTCGCCGTTTGAGCGAAAGTGCGACTCCCACAAGTGTATCACCAAGCAGTACTGCTATATCACCAGTTGGACTACTGATCGATACGACAAGTGCCGCAAGATTCTGAAGTAg
- a CDS encoding uncharacterized protein (Compare to YALI0E31603g, similar to KLLA0B14839g Kluyveromyces lactis IPF 6866.1), whose protein sequence is MLFAPTILFAIVAGVSAQTTASNDYIAYDEIVSKATRAASFSTIDPKATEIAKAAETAVSNSFKDKPVVKGKVFDKFYQVWLENTDKWKAQDEPGLVELQKQGITLTNYWALTHPSMPNYVGSVGGDYFGIFDDAFVRVPENVSTVVDLLDSKNISWGEYQEHQPYTGFQGMNYSRQSDYAPDYVRKHNPLIIYDSVVANPNNLGYIKNYTEFDKDVKNNDLPQWAFITPNMTNDGHDTDISFSGQYVTNWIKPLLNNTDFFNDNLVIITFDENETYEKPNSIFAVLLGGAIPEHLRGTTDNTFYDHYSNIATVEANWELPHLGRHDVNANVFQFVADELKIQNHNVSTEGLYRNASEPGYFMDNTLAIPVPDLTAIGTSGNKILPKIAQVWGKAANASTNSTSSATAGAGATGGNSTAPTLTPSNAVNGATLATLSGAALVGAIGALLL, encoded by the coding sequence ATGCTCTTTGCTCCTACCATCCTCTTTGCCATTGTGGCCGGTGTGTCTGCCCAGACCACCGCCTCCAACGACTACATTGCCTACGATGAGATCGTTTCCAAGGCCACCCGAGCCGCCTCTTTCTCTACCATTGACCccaaggccaccgagatcgccaaggctgccgagACCGCCGTCTCCAACTCGTTCAAGGACAAGCCCGTTGTCAAGGGTAAGGTCTTTGACAAGTTCTACCAGGTGTGGCTCGAGAACACTGACAAGTGGAAGGCTCAGGATGAGCCCGGTCTTGTcgagctccagaagcaggGTATCACCCTCACCAACTACTGGGCCCTTACCCACCCCTCCATGCCCAACTACGTTGGTTCCGTTGGTGGTGACTACTTTGGTATCTTCGATGATGCCTTTGTTCGAGTCCCCGAGAACGTGTCCACCGTTGTCGACCTGCTCGACTCCAAGAACATCTCTTGGGGTGAGTACCAGGAGCACCAGCCTTACACTGGCTTCCAGGGTATGAACTACTCCCGACAGTCCGACTACGCTCCTGACTACGTCCGAAAACACAACCCTCTCATCATCTACGACTCCGTTGTcgccaaccccaacaaccTGGGTTACATCAAGAACTACACCGAGTTTGACAAAGACGTCAAGAACAATGACCTCCCCCAGTGGGCCTTCATCACCCCCAACATGACCAACGATGGCCACGACACTGATATCTCCTTCTCTGGCCAGTACGTGACCAACTGGATCAAGCctctgctcaacaacaccGACTTCTTCAACGATAacctcgtcatcatcacctTCGATGAGAACGAGACCTACGAGAAGCCCAACTCCATCTTTGCCGTTCTGCTTGGTGGAGCCATCCCTGAGCACCTGCGAGGAACCACCGACAACACCTTCTACGATCATTACTCCAACATTGCCACCGTTGAGGCCAACTGGGAGCTCCCCCATCTTGGACGACACGATGTCAACGCCAACGTCTTCCAGTTTGTTGCCGATGAGCTcaagatccagaaccacAACGTCTCCACCGAGGGTCTGTACCGAAACGCCTCCGAGCCCGGTTACTTCATGGACAACACTCTTGCCATCCCCGTTCCCGATCTGACCGCCATTGGTACCTCCGGCAACAAGATTCTGCCCAAGATCGCCCAGGTTTGGGGTAAGGCTGCTAACGCCTCCACTAACTCCACTTCCTCTGCCACTGCTGGCGCCGGCGCCACTGGAGGCAACTCTACCGCCCCCACCCTCACCCCCTCGAATGCTGTCAATGGAGCCACCCTCGCCACTCTTTCCGGCGCTGCTCTTGTCGGTGCCATTGGCGCTCTTCTTCTATAG
- a CDS encoding uncharacterized protein (Compare to YALI0E31625g, similar to CA3993|IPF8275 Candida albicans IPF8275, similar to Saccharomyces cerevisiae UTP22 (YGR090W); ancestral locus Anc_3.426): MIWIIFKRILHNTIMGVKRPLSKASQHESQSKKVKSEAKPEITSLADLESEDDDSEDDSEDDSGADDDSDEDKFSDKEEEISDNEHEEKPGRVSKKKAKLQLSAAEIKAAKEAAELFKSNIFKMQIDELLKELDVDEKHTKRIGKMLHRVHSIIAEIPKAGPFDVSRASKWASSQQVEIPWNRPSDKTQYKFAFAKPSDVNVVGSFALGSVNRLPGKERVAVDVSVTMPRELFQEKDFLNNRYLHKRAFYLTVLAAALKKELDCSVSYETLDDDIRPVVVLRGINKSDTDFGPKSPFYIRILPVIEEDVFDTKKLAPGRNCLRSKDGEEPPTPLYNSAILADMTTTRYLGFLKKTAKIVPAFVAAWRLGSLWLRQRGFSGAVGQGGFGAMEFGMLMAALLRSKQQLHAGYSSYQLFKGVVRFLAIEDLTRQTWTYSSALELSNDAHFEDNDTRLPCVLDSDTGLNIIAKVQPWAYDLIKHESRVSFDLLSDTTVDRFGLLFLRYIAEPKLYFDEVVRVPVTEIEGHPFTGSKKVQFSSFGNFFANNVYAVLKQGLDDRVACVSVSMETGQAWDIDAKFETSTTGEVSVGLLFTADCNRTVTHGPANDDAEACEAFRDFWGDKAELRRFADGSIKETTVWNGRGLVTSQIIRFVLENHVSPSCLADLYLSSDNYQTMITEVTDAHSKLISEALVNLTAAVNRIELPLVVKNILPASSALRSTDVSPALPFELNGDFFCDAIVQFESSSRWPEEIEAMEKTKLAFLLDMRKKLADQGYRVIVGFNDKQAFALVLTPEGFGFRLHIITETDELLVKHFVKDNANAALRHLAFRQFNDAPNHTRLITTMTTRYPLYGATVRLVKAWLDAHFMTAAFPQELWELIALQPFVSSAPYVPPQSISCAFNRVIAFLARWNWKENPLLLDVEVHPDPSRELAVQENLSDVTGTTTDSAVHAQMTAAFAKHRHLDPALRVPLFVATTRTKVEDGALWSAPKHEGAGIMLSGRLTALAKAAKQVIDTDGQFESLFSTSLAPYDFTIKLRKDQVPKKTSKYKNLQAIVKGTFPNDDGVVANSCNEARRFYDEISNTYAGACLFFSDVLAMDSGVIAGMWLPEAKEPRKFRVNLEYATVPDGSKVTLDQEGIISEIKRIGGDLINKVDVK; this comes from the coding sequence ATGATATGGATTATTTTCAAACGCATACTACACAACACAATCATGGGAGTCAAGCGACCTCTATCCAAGGCTTCTCAGCATGAGAGCCAGAGTAAAAAGGTGAAATCCGAGGCCAAGCCCGAAATCACCTCTCTCGCCGACCTGGAGAGcgaagacgacgactcAGAGGACGATTCCGAAGACGATTCCGGGGCTGATGACGACTCAGACGAAGACAAGTTCTcggacaaggaggaggagatctcGGACAATGAACACGAGGAGAAACCAGGCCGAGTGTCGAAAAAGAAGGCCAAATTGCAGCTTTCTGCAGCGGAAATCAAGGCTGCaaaggaggctgctgaaCTCTTCAAGAGTAACATCTTCAAGATGCAGATTGACGAGCTGCTAAAGGAGCTGGACGTGGATGAGAAACACACCAAGCGAATTGGCAAAATGCTCCATCGGGTCCATTCGATCATCGCCGAGATCCCCAAGGCTGGTCCCTTCGATGTGTCCAGAGCTAGCAAGTGGGCTTCTTCCCAGCAGGTGGAGATCCCCTGGAACCGACCCAGTGACAAGACTCAGTACAAATTTGCTTTTGCCAAGCCTTCAGATGTGAATGTGGTGGGATCTTTTGCTCTGGGTAGTGTCAACCGACTGCCTGGAAAGGAGCGTGTGGCTGTGGATGTTTCCGTCACTATGCCTCGAGAATTGTTTCAGGAAAAGGACTTCCTCAACAACCGGTACCTTCACAAAAGGGCCTTTTATCTGACTGttctggctgctgctctgaAAAAGGAGCTCGACTGCAGCGTGTCTTACGAGACTCTGGATGACGATATTCGGCCTGTGGTTGTGCTTCGAGGAATCAACAAAAGCGATACCGATTTCGGCCCTAAGTCGCCCTTCTACATTCGAATTCTTCCCGTCATCGAAGAGGATGTCTTTGACACCAAGAAACTGGCCCCTGGCCGAAATTGTCTGCGATCCAAGGACGGAGAAGAACCCCCCACCCCCCTTTACAACTCTGCTATCCTTGCAGACATGACCACAACCCGATACCTCGGCTTCCTGAAGAAGACCGCCAAGATCGTGCCTGCCTTTGTGGCTGCCTGGCGTCTGGGAAGCCTGTGGCTCAGGCAGAGAGGCTTCTCTGGAGCTGTGGGCCAGGGAGGTTTTGGAGCCATGGAGTTTGGAATGCTCATGGCTGCTCTGCTGAGAtccaagcagcagctgcatGCCGGATACTCATCATACCAGCTGTTTAAGGGAGTGGTACGGTTCCTGGCCATTGAGGATCTGACCCGGCAGACCTGGACTTACTCTTCAGCCCTTGAGCTCAGCAACGACGCTCACTTTGAAGACAATGATACCAGACTGCCCTGTGTTCTGGACTCTGATACTGGTCTGAACATCATCGCCAAGGTCCAGCCCTGGGCATATGATCTCATCAAGCACGAGTCTCGAGTTTCCTTTGATCTCCTGAGCGACACTACGGTGGACCGATTTGGACTCCTGTTCCTGCGATACATTGCCGAGCCCAAGCTGTATTTCGACGAGGTTGTGCGTGTCCCCGTGACTGAGATTGAGGGCCATCCTTTCACTGGATCCAAAAAAGTGCAGTTCTCGTCATTTGGCAACTTCTTCGCCAACAATGTCTACGCTGTTCTGAAACAGGGTCTGGATGACCGAGTCGCCtgtgtgtctgtctccATGGAGACTGGCCAAGCCTGGGACATTGATGCCAAGTTCGAGACCTCCACCACTGGCGAGGTGTCTGTGGGATTGCTTTTCACTGCCGACTGCAACAGAACTGTCACTCATGGACCCGCCAACGACGATGCCGAGGCCTGTGAAGCTTTCCGAGATTTCTGGGGCGACAAGGCCGAGCTTCGACGGTTCGCTGACGGCTCTATTAAGGAGACCACCGTGTGGAACGGTCGAGGACTCGTGACTTCTCAGATCATTCGGTTTGTGCTGGAGAACCATGTGTCTCCCTCGTGTCTGGCTGATCTGTACCTGTCTTCCGACAACTACCAGACCATGATCACGGAGGTGACCGACGCCCATTCCAAGCTCATCTCCGAGGCTCTTGTCAATCTCACTGCTGCCGTCAATCGAATCGAGCTGCCTCTGGTGGTCAAGAACATTCTTCCCGCCTCTTCGGCTCTTCGGTCGACCGATGTGTCGCCTGCTCTGCCCTTCGAGCTCAACGGCGACTTTTTCTGCGACGCAATTGTCCAGTTTGAGAGCTCGTCTCGATGGCCCGAAGAGATTGAGGCTatggagaagaccaagCTGGCCTTTTTGCTGGATATGCGAAAGAAGCTGGCAGACCAGGGATATCGAGTCATTGTTGGTTTCAACGACAAGCAAGCGTTTGCTCTTGTTCTGACGCCGGAGGGATTCGGATTCAGACTGCACATTATCACCGAGACTGACGAACTGCTGGTCAAACATTTCGTCAAAGATAACGCCAACGCTGCTCTTCGACACCTCGCCTTCCGACAGTTCAATGACGCCCCTAACCACACCCGGCTCATAACCACCATGACCACCCGATATCCTCTGTACGGAGCCACCGTGCGACTGGTAAAGGCCTGGCTGGACGCCCACTTTATGACTGCCGCCTTCCCCCAGGAGCTGTGGGAGCTCATTGCTCTGCAGCCCTTCGTGTCTTCGGCACCCTACGTGCCTCCTCAGAGCATCTCGTGTGCCTTCAACCGAGTCATTGCGTTCCTGGCGCGTTGGAACTGGAAGGAGAACCCTCTACTGCTCGATGTGGAGGTGCATCCCGATCCTTCCCGAGAACTGGCTGTGCAGGAAAATCTTTCGGACGTGACTGGAACCACCACCGACTCTGCTGTGCATGCGCAGATGACCGCTGCCTTCGCCAAACATCGTCACCTGGACCCTGCTCTTCGAGTGCCTTTATTTGTGGCCACCACCCGAACCAAGGTCGAGGACGGAGCTCTGTGGTCTGCTCCCAAGCACGAGGGGGCCGGAATCATGCTTTCTGGTCGTCTCACAGCgctggccaaggctgccaagcAGGTAATCGATACCGACGGGCAGTTTGAGTCGCTCTTCAGCACCTCTCTGGCTCCCTACGACTTTACCATCAAGCTGCGAAAGGACCAGGTGCCCAAGAAGACCTCGAAGTATAAGAATCTGCAGGCCATTGTCAAGGGAACCTTCCCTAATGACGACGGAGTGGTTGCCAACTCTTGCAACGAGGCGCGTCGGTTCTACGATGAAATCTCCAACACCTATGCTGGAGcctgtctcttcttctcggacGTTCTGGCCATGGATTCTGGAGTTATTGCCGGAATGTGGCTCCctgaggccaaggagcccCGGAAGTTCCGTGTCAACTTGGAGTACGCCACCGTTCCCGATGGCTCCAAGGTGACTCTTGACCAGGAGGGTATTATTAGCGAGATCAAGCGAATCGGAGGAGACTTGATTAATAAGGTGGATGTTAAATAG